CGTACATTTCCGTCAGGATGTCGTTGCCGCCAATGAACTCGCCCTTGACGTAGATCTGCGGGAAGGTCGGCCACCCGGCGACCACCTTCGCCTCGCTTCGGATAGACTCGTCGGACAAAACGT
The window above is part of the Acidobacteriota bacterium genome. Proteins encoded here:
- a CDS encoding monothiol glutaredoxin, Grx4 family, which translates into the protein VLSDESIRSEAKVVAGWPTFPQIYVKGEFIGGNDILTEMYEAGELEALVAGIGS